A stretch of DNA from Halobacillus litoralis:
AAAATCAACAAAGCTAAGGCTGAGGCCAGCCCCATAATGGTCGTAATCGTACCGAAGAATGACAGCGCATCTTCCACCGATTTTTGTGACATCATCATCATTTGGTCTTTGTTGACCCAAATGATGGCAAAGGTGATGACACCGACCATACTGATTTTCAAGAGCGATTTCAGAAGCTCAACCAATGCTCTTGCTGAGAAAATTCTTTTTGCCCCTTTGATAGGATCCAATTTTTTTAAATCCATTTTCAAAGGTTCTCCTGTAAACATAACCCCCACTTGAAGGAGGTTCGAAGCAATCCCAGCAACGACCGCTACACCCATGATCGGTGCGATGATTTTTGATATTTCCACCGTCATTTCTACAAACATAGCATGAGTCTGTTCTTGAGAAAGGTCTTTATGTATGTACTCATTGAAGGCCACTTTGTACATTCCCTTCAGTGTCCCCTCCATATAATCACCGAGCAGGAAAAGCGTTCCGAATATGAGGATCAGCAAAAATCCCGTATTCACATCTTGGCTTTTCGGGACCTGCCCCTTTTTTCTCGTATCTTCACGTTTCTTTGGTGTCGCTTTCTCTGTTTTTTCATCCGCAGCAAAATACTGGAGATCAAGCTTTAACCAAACCATTATCTTCAACCTCCAAATACATGCATAAGATCACGCATCGTTGTCAGCATCGTCTCAAATAGATTGCTTATGAGCATGACGTAAAATGTCATAGCAATGACAAGCACAGACAAGGCTACAAATATCTTCAAAGGCAAACCAACAACAAAGACATTCAGCTGAGGGACGGTTCTCGCAATAATTCCAAGCGCGATATCCACTAAAAACAGGCATCCTACAATCGGTATGGCCATGAGAAAGGCGATGACGAACATTTGATTAAAGGATTGAATAACGAAAATGATCCAACCTTCTTCTCTTAACGGTAAAAATTGATCGATAGCGATCAATTCATAGCTGTAAAACACACCGTCAATCATCAAGTGATGACCATCAACCGCTAAGATAAATAAGAGGGTTATGATATATAAGTACTGTCCAATCAATGGACTTTGAGCACCCGTCTGCGGGTCAATCACGTTCGCAATGGCAAAACCCATCTGAAAATCTATAAACCCTCCAGCGATTTGTATCGCGGAAAGAATGATGTATGCTAATAGACCGACACCGATCCCCACAGCCATTTCTTTGAACAATAAAAGAAAGTACTCCCCGTCAATGATCAATTCAGGTGCGGGAACCGTGAAATACATGATAGCAGCTAAGAAAAAGCTGAAAGCGACTTTATGTCTCGTCGGAACGGTCCGATATGAAAAAAAGAGGCAACGTAACAAAGAAAGACGTCACCCTGACTAAAATAAGTAAAAACGCTGGCACATTGGCCCATTCTATTGTATCCAGCATATTATCCCACCAGGATATTTAAGTTGTTAAAAATATTGGCTGTGAATTCAACCATATTGGTAAGCATCCAAGGGCCAAAGACAATGAGACCAATCATAACCGCTACGATTTTCGGTATGAAGGCAAGTGTCTGTTCCTGAATTTGCGTTGTAGCCTGAAAGATACTGACAAGTAATCCGATGGCTAGCGCCAAAACCAATAATGGGCCAGAGATAAGGAGAACGGTATAAATGCCTTCTTTAGCAAACGTGATCACCATATTACTGTTCATTCTTTAATCCTCCGTTCTTAGAAGCCTTCCAATAATGATTTTGATATTAAATACCAGCCATCGACTAAAACAAAGAGCAGAATTTTAAATGGCAGGGAGATCATGACCGGTGGCAGCATCATCATTCCCATGGACATAAGGACACTTGCGACAGCCATATCAATGACGAGAAACGGAACGAAGATCATGAACCCCATTTGAAATGCCGTTTTCAATTCACTGATGGCAAAGGCCGGGACAAGAGTCGTCAGCGGGACATCCTGGATGCTTTCAGGTGCTTCCAACCCTGAGTAATTCATAAATAAAGCAAGATCTTTTTGTCTCGTATGTTTTCCCATGAATTCTTTCATAGGTTCACTCGCTTCCTCGTAAGCTTCATCCAAAGTAATTTCTTCATTAAAGAGCGGTGTCAATGCTTGTTCGTTCACTTCCTGAAAAGTAGGAGCCATTATGAAGAAAGTGAGGAATAATGCTATACCAATGAGGACTTGATTGGGGGGCATGGATTGAGTAGCCAATGAAGTCCTGACAAAAGACAACACAATCAAAATTCTTGTGAAGCTTGTCATTAAAATTAAAATGCCCGGGGCCTGGGATAGGACCGTCAGCAGTAAAAGCAACTTGACCGAAGTTGCTACGCTTTCCGGGTCGGAACTTGAGAAGATATCAATGAATTCATTCATGCTCAGAATCCCTCCTCTTCTCATCCATGACTTTCTTCCTTTTACCTTTCATTTCGTTCAATTGATTTTCAAACAGCTGTTGAAATTGTATGGAAGAATCACTTCCTGATTCTTGCCTGTCTTTCCATTTTTCTGTCCATTTTTTTATGTTCAATTGAGGAGGAGATCCTCCATTGTTATCTTGATTCATCAACGTCTGCTTCGTCTCTTCTTCCGTAATTTCTGTAATGATCTGAACCGTTTCCCCCACTCCCAAAATAAAGACCTGTCCTCCAATACGAACGGCCTGGATGGAACGGTTCGGACCCAGGTTCATTCCTCCAAGATTCTCCATCGTACGGTTTTGGCTGAACATTTTATTTTTTTGGTTAAAGAATTTAAGCAGACCATATAAGAGAGCTACCACAAAAATCAATGCAAAGATCAACTTGACCACATTCCAGACTAGACTGCCCCCGGCATCCATTTCTACAGGGGAATTTGATGTTTGTTGATCCTCTTTTTGCCCACCTTCAGATGAAGGACAACCCTCAAGTTGAGGGTTCTCCAAACATTCAAAGGCTGTGGGCTGCGCAAGTCCCTGGACAGGAAATGCACTCATCATCAAGATGAACAGGATAACTGCAACTGTCACTCTTGTTGTATAAACCATGGGCACTCCTTCTTAACTCAACGCTTTTTGGATAGCCTCGATCACTCGATCAGCCTGGAATGGTTTAACGATAAAATCTTTCGCTCCAGCTTGAATGGCATCCACAACCATGGCTTGCTGCCCCATAGCTGAACACATAATGACTTTGGCATCCGGGTACTGGCCTTTGATTTCTTTCAATGCCGTAATTCCATCCATCTCAGGCATCGTGATATCCATCGTGACCAAAT
This window harbors:
- the flhB gene encoding flagellar biosynthesis protein FlhB, producing the protein MVWLKLDLQYFAADEKTEKATPKKREDTRKKGQVPKSQDVNTGFLLILIFGTLFLLGDYMEGTLKGMYKVAFNEYIHKDLSQEQTHAMFVEMTVEISKIIAPIMGVAVVAGIASNLLQVGVMFTGEPLKMDLKKLDPIKGAKRIFSARALVELLKSLLKISMVGVITFAIIWVNKDQMMMMSQKSVEDALSFFGTITTIMGLASALALLILSVLDYTYQKYDHEKNIRMSKKDIKDEHKNMEGDPQIKAKIKEKQRQMSAARMMSEVPDADVVITNPTHYAIAIKYDEAKSDAPYVVAMGVDFIALKIKEVAKSNDVVTVENRPLARALYQHSEIDQPIDEQFYKAVAEVLAYVYQLERKM
- the fliQ gene encoding flagellar biosynthesis protein FliQ → MNSNMVITFAKEGIYTVLLISGPLLVLALAIGLLVSIFQATTQIQEQTLAFIPKIVAVMIGLIVFGPWMLTNMVEFTANIFNNLNILVG
- the fliP gene encoding flagellar type III secretion system pore protein FliP (The bacterial flagellar biogenesis protein FliP forms a type III secretion system (T3SS)-type pore required for flagellar assembly.), producing the protein MNEFIDIFSSSDPESVATSVKLLLLLTVLSQAPGILILMTSFTRILIVLSFVRTSLATQSMPPNQVLIGIALFLTFFIMAPTFQEVNEQALTPLFNEEITLDEAYEEASEPMKEFMGKHTRQKDLALFMNYSGLEAPESIQDVPLTTLVPAFAISELKTAFQMGFMIFVPFLVIDMAVASVLMSMGMMMLPPVMISLPFKILLFVLVDGWYLISKSLLEGF
- a CDS encoding flagellar biosynthetic protein FliO produces the protein MVYTTRVTVAVILFILMMSAFPVQGLAQPTAFECLENPQLEGCPSSEGGQKEDQQTSNSPVEMDAGGSLVWNVVKLIFALIFVVALLYGLLKFFNQKNKMFSQNRTMENLGGMNLGPNRSIQAVRIGGQVFILGVGETVQIITEITEEETKQTLMNQDNNGGSPPQLNIKKWTEKWKDRQESGSDSSIQFQQLFENQLNEMKGKRKKVMDEKRRDSEHE
- a CDS encoding response regulator, coding for MAERILIVDDAAFMRMMVKDILTKNGYEIAGEAEDGKKAVELYKEEQPDLVTMDITMPEMDGITALKEIKGQYPDAKVIMCSAMGQQAMVVDAIQAGAKDFIVKPFQADRVIEAIQKALS